Proteins from a genomic interval of Pseudomonas versuta:
- a CDS encoding polyamine ABC transporter substrate-binding protein, with protein sequence MHINTVSLAVLLTAFSATSHAEESVNISNWNGYIADDTLVTFTKETGIKPTYDIHDSNEVLESKLMTGNTGYDVVSPSNHFLSRLIKAGAIQKLDRSQLPNWKNLDPVLMKKLEVNDPGNQYGFPYMWGTAGIGYNVDKIKQIFGTTDVTQSWSLFFDENNIKKLSQCGVAIIDNPTQVLPITLNYLGLPHHSHEPEDYKKAEQALLKIRPYVQYFHASKYISDLANGNICAVIGFNGDVVQAAASAKEAGNGINIAYSIPKEGSTLWLDMVVMPKSAPHEKNAYTYMNYLLTPQVIAHISNSIHYANPNLAARDYLTPDVKQDPAIYPSKEVVDTLFTVEDLPAKIARLSTRLWTKLKTNT encoded by the coding sequence CATCAACACGGTTTCCCTGGCGGTCCTGCTAACGGCGTTTTCGGCTACCAGTCATGCAGAAGAGAGTGTCAACATCTCCAACTGGAACGGCTATATCGCCGATGACACCCTGGTCACCTTCACCAAAGAAACGGGGATCAAGCCGACTTACGATATCCATGACAGCAATGAAGTGCTGGAGTCCAAGTTGATGACCGGCAACACCGGTTATGACGTGGTCAGTCCGTCGAACCATTTCCTGTCGCGTCTGATCAAGGCAGGGGCCATCCAAAAGCTCGATCGCAGCCAGTTGCCCAACTGGAAAAACCTCGACCCGGTGCTGATGAAAAAGCTTGAGGTGAACGATCCCGGCAATCAGTACGGCTTCCCCTACATGTGGGGTACCGCAGGCATCGGCTACAACGTGGACAAGATCAAGCAGATCTTCGGCACCACCGATGTCACTCAGTCATGGAGCCTGTTTTTTGATGAAAACAACATCAAGAAACTGAGCCAGTGCGGTGTCGCGATCATCGACAATCCGACCCAGGTACTACCGATCACCCTTAACTATTTGGGCCTGCCACACCACAGCCATGAACCTGAGGATTACAAGAAAGCCGAGCAGGCCCTGCTGAAAATCCGACCTTATGTTCAGTACTTTCACGCATCGAAGTACATCAGCGATCTGGCCAACGGCAATATCTGTGCAGTGATTGGTTTTAACGGTGATGTGGTGCAGGCCGCGGCCAGCGCCAAAGAAGCCGGGAACGGGATCAACATCGCTTATTCGATCCCCAAGGAAGGCTCAACGCTGTGGCTGGACATGGTGGTCATGCCCAAAAGCGCACCCCATGAAAAGAACGCTTACACCTACATGAATTACCTGCTGACGCCTCAGGTGATCGCCCACATCAGCAACAGCATCCACTACGCCAACCCCAACCTTGCAGCGCGCGATTACCTGACGCCTGACGTGAAGCAGGACCCGGCCATCTATCCGTCAAAAGAAGTGGTAGATACGCTGTTCACGGTCGAGGACCTGCCGGCCAAAATTGCGCGACTCAGCACGCGCCTGTGGACCAAGTTGAAGACCAATACCTGA
- a CDS encoding PLD nuclease N-terminal domain-containing protein: protein MQIEQIWVVLAIILLLFEFWTISRVLKSAAPASSRLMWIAIIIFVPLFGMLAWLVAGSKKHRRDPSSVSR, encoded by the coding sequence ATGCAAATTGAGCAAATCTGGGTCGTACTGGCCATTATCCTGCTGCTGTTTGAGTTCTGGACCATCAGCCGCGTGCTTAAAAGCGCAGCCCCTGCAAGCAGCCGGCTGATGTGGATCGCGATCATTATCTTCGTGCCCTTGTTTGGCATGCTGGCGTGGCTGGTTGCCGGGTCCAAAAAGCACAGAAGGGACCCGTCTTCGGTCTCGAGGTGA
- a CDS encoding site-specific integrase, producing MDPAATQLSAIELTQVQAPVALYLERLAPSSRQTMRYVLQDAADRLGVEDVAIDEFPWHQLQPGHITALVAALRADGYAPNTSSLYVNAIRGVMNQAWQQSLITQDHLLKIRAVKAGGGSRLTKGRNLRRTLIRELMDVCAADPRPQGLRDAAIIAILYGSGMRKSESVNMDLWQVNVQERSLRVLGKGNKELIKFAPAWAFEKLEEWLAFRRANLPDGADDDDFLFNRIRRGNHITRERITKHAIYYIAKQRGKQVGVDIMPHDFRRSFITRVIEEYDVSIAQKLAHHANIATTVSYDVRDDNERRNVTDRFML from the coding sequence ATTGACCCCGCAGCAACGCAGCTATCAGCCATAGAGCTCACTCAGGTTCAAGCGCCAGTCGCGCTTTATCTTGAGCGTCTTGCGCCATCGAGCCGTCAGACCATGCGTTATGTATTGCAAGACGCGGCAGATCGACTTGGGGTTGAGGATGTCGCCATCGATGAGTTCCCGTGGCATCAACTGCAACCGGGGCATATCACGGCTCTGGTGGCAGCATTGCGCGCAGACGGCTATGCACCCAACACGTCCTCGCTGTACGTCAATGCCATTCGCGGAGTGATGAACCAGGCCTGGCAGCAAAGCCTGATTACCCAGGATCATTTGCTGAAGATACGTGCAGTAAAGGCGGGCGGCGGTTCACGCCTGACCAAGGGGCGTAATTTGCGCCGTACCCTGATTCGCGAGTTGATGGATGTGTGTGCGGCAGACCCGAGGCCACAGGGCCTCAGGGATGCGGCGATCATTGCGATTTTGTATGGCTCGGGGATGCGCAAGTCCGAGTCGGTGAACATGGACTTGTGGCAGGTCAATGTTCAAGAGCGCAGCTTGCGGGTATTGGGTAAGGGCAACAAGGAACTGATCAAGTTCGCCCCGGCCTGGGCCTTTGAAAAGCTGGAAGAGTGGCTGGCGTTTAGACGGGCCAACCTGCCGGACGGTGCCGATGACGACGACTTCCTGTTCAACCGGATTCGGCGCGGCAACCACATCACCCGCGAACGGATCACCAAGCATGCGATTTACTACATCGCCAAGCAGCGGGGCAAGCAGGTCGGGGTCGACATCATGCCCCATGACTTTCGCCGTTCATTCATTACCCGTGTGATCGAAGAGTACGACGTTTCCATTGCGCAAAAACTCGCCCACCACGCCAACATTGCAACCACCGTCAGCTATGACGTACGCGACGACAATGAGCGGCGCAATGTGACCGACCGCTTTATGTTGTAA
- a CDS encoding SDR family oxidoreductase, whose protein sequence is MKHYPTPPFAPQAQSVPGSQRKMEPYPDCGEQSYTGSGRLTNKVALITGADSGIGRAVAIAFAREGADVAISYLDEHEDAQETARWVEAAGSRCLLLPGDLTQKQHCENIVAETVGQFGRIDVLVNNAAFQMTHFELEDISDEEWVKTFDLNITAIFRICKAALPHLQRGSSIINTSSINSDMPKPTLLAYATTKGAIANFTGGLAQMLGPKGIRVNCVAPGPIWTPLIVSTMPDDEVRDFGGQTPLGRPGQPVEVAPVYVMLASDESSFISGSRIGVTGGKPML, encoded by the coding sequence ATGAAGCACTACCCAACGCCCCCATTCGCTCCCCAAGCGCAATCGGTACCCGGTTCACAGCGCAAAATGGAGCCTTATCCCGATTGCGGCGAGCAGAGCTATACCGGTTCCGGCCGTCTCACCAACAAAGTGGCACTGATCACCGGAGCCGATAGCGGTATCGGTCGTGCGGTCGCCATTGCCTTTGCCCGCGAAGGTGCCGATGTGGCTATTTCATATCTGGATGAGCATGAAGACGCCCAGGAAACAGCGCGCTGGGTAGAAGCGGCCGGGAGCCGATGCCTGCTCTTGCCGGGGGACCTGACCCAAAAGCAGCACTGCGAAAATATTGTTGCTGAAACAGTCGGGCAATTTGGCCGGATTGATGTGCTGGTCAATAACGCCGCCTTTCAAATGACTCACTTCGAGCTTGAAGACATCAGCGATGAAGAATGGGTAAAAACTTTCGACCTGAACATCACCGCGATTTTCCGCATCTGCAAGGCCGCCTTGCCGCACCTTCAGCGGGGCAGTTCGATTATCAATACCAGCTCGATCAACTCGGACATGCCCAAGCCTACCCTTCTGGCCTATGCCACCACCAAAGGTGCAATCGCCAACTTCACTGGCGGCCTGGCACAAATGCTCGGGCCCAAAGGCATTCGAGTGAACTGCGTTGCGCCTGGGCCCATCTGGACACCCTTGATCGTTTCGACCATGCCCGATGACGAAGTCAGGGACTTTGGTGGCCAGACCCCTTTGGGACGTCCGGGGCAGCCGGTGGAAGTGGCGCCTGTCTACGTGATGCTGGCTTCGGATGAGTCCAGCTTTATCTCGGGTTCGCGCATCGGTGTAACGGGTGGCAAGCCGATGCTCTAG
- the mgtA gene encoding magnesium-translocating P-type ATPase has translation MSALKSPKTQDKNSASDSAKLSMRAAREAQNGLSATLANVRSSTDGLTEGEASQRLQREGYNEVAHDKPPHAIVQFMLALHNPFIYVLLTLAVISFFTDYWIPERDGEESDLTKVIIIGLMVGLSSLLRFWQEHRSAKSAEALKAMVRTTATVLRREKPAALPRVLEIPMRELVAGDIVQLSAGDMIPADIRLIESRDLFISQAVLTGEALPVEKYDTLGDVTQKSASGMAADQSNLLDLPNICFMGTNVVSGTARAVVVATGPRTYFGSLAKAIVGSRSQTAFDRGVNSVSWLLIRFMLVMVPIVFFLNGFSKGDWGDAFMFALAVAVGLTPEMLPMIVSANLAKGATAMARRKVVVKRLNAIQNLGSMDVLCTDKTGTLTQDHIILEHHVDCTGQRDESVLALAWLNSHHQSGVRNLMDQAVVRFSEQDHKFKVPLAYSKVDELPFDFIRRRLSIVVKDNRGDHLLVCKGAVEEMLAISTHVMEGDTCVALDPARRQQLLALATEYNEDGFRVLVVATREIPKAQSQKQYTTGDERDLVIRGMLTFLDPPKETAGPAIAALQDIGVAVKVLTGDNATVTAKVCRQVGLDPGTPLLGPEIEAMDDAALHLEVEQRTVFAKLTPLQKSRVLKALQANGHTVGFLGDGINDAPALRDADVGISVDSGTDIAKESADIILLEKSLMVLEEGVLKGRETFGNIMKYLNMTASSNFGNVFSVLVASAFIPFLPMLSIHLLLQNLMYDISQLALPWDKMDKEYLQKPRKWDAKNIGRFMIWIGPTSSIFDITTFALMWYVFSANSVEMQTLFQSGWFIEGLLSQTLVVHMLRTRKIPFIQSTAAWPVIMMTLIVIVLGIYVPFSPLGTMVGLEPLPLSYFPWLVATLFSYCCVAQLMKTLYIRRFKQWF, from the coding sequence ATGAGCGCACTGAAAAGCCCAAAGACACAAGATAAAAATAGCGCCAGCGACAGTGCAAAATTGTCCATGCGGGCCGCACGTGAAGCACAAAACGGACTCTCGGCAACCCTGGCCAATGTCCGCTCAAGCACCGACGGCCTGACTGAGGGCGAAGCCTCGCAGCGTTTGCAGCGCGAGGGATACAACGAAGTGGCTCACGACAAGCCACCCCACGCCATCGTGCAGTTCATGCTCGCACTGCATAACCCCTTTATCTATGTGCTGCTGACCCTGGCCGTGATCAGCTTTTTCACCGACTACTGGATCCCTGAGCGTGACGGCGAAGAAAGCGACCTGACCAAAGTCATCATCATCGGCCTGATGGTGGGCCTGAGCAGCTTGCTGCGGTTCTGGCAGGAACATCGCTCGGCCAAGTCCGCCGAAGCCCTCAAGGCCATGGTCCGCACTACGGCGACCGTACTGCGCCGTGAAAAACCCGCAGCGCTGCCCCGGGTGCTTGAGATCCCGATGCGTGAACTGGTCGCCGGCGATATCGTGCAACTGTCCGCCGGGGACATGATCCCCGCGGATATTCGCCTGATTGAATCCCGGGACCTGTTTATCAGCCAGGCCGTACTCACGGGTGAAGCCTTGCCCGTGGAGAAATACGACACCCTGGGTGATGTGACGCAAAAGTCCGCTTCCGGCATGGCGGCCGATCAAAGTAACCTGCTGGACCTGCCCAATATCTGCTTCATGGGCACCAACGTGGTCAGCGGCACTGCCCGCGCCGTAGTCGTGGCCACCGGGCCGCGCACCTACTTTGGCTCTCTGGCCAAGGCCATCGTCGGCTCGCGCTCACAAACGGCATTCGACCGGGGGGTCAACAGTGTCAGCTGGCTGCTGATCCGCTTCATGCTGGTCATGGTGCCCATTGTGTTTTTCCTCAACGGGTTCTCCAAAGGTGATTGGGGCGATGCCTTCATGTTTGCCCTGGCCGTGGCGGTCGGCCTGACCCCTGAAATGTTGCCAATGATTGTCAGTGCCAACCTGGCCAAGGGCGCTACCGCCATGGCCAGGCGCAAAGTGGTGGTCAAGCGCCTGAATGCCATCCAGAACCTGGGTTCGATGGATGTACTGTGCACCGACAAGACCGGCACCCTGACCCAGGATCACATCATCCTCGAGCATCATGTCGACTGCACCGGCCAGCGCGACGAATCGGTCCTCGCGCTGGCCTGGCTCAATAGCCATCACCAGAGCGGCGTACGCAACCTGATGGATCAGGCAGTGGTGCGGTTCTCGGAACAGGACCACAAGTTCAAGGTGCCATTGGCCTACAGCAAGGTCGACGAGCTGCCTTTCGACTTTATCCGCCGACGCCTGTCGATTGTGGTCAAGGACAACCGTGGCGACCATCTGCTGGTGTGCAAGGGCGCCGTGGAGGAAATGCTCGCCATCAGCACCCATGTGATGGAAGGCGACACCTGCGTTGCGCTTGACCCGGCACGCCGCCAGCAGTTGCTGGCCCTGGCCACCGAGTACAACGAGGATGGTTTCCGCGTGCTGGTGGTAGCCACCCGCGAAATACCCAAGGCGCAGTCACAAAAGCAATACACCACCGGCGACGAGCGGGATCTTGTGATCCGGGGCATGCTTACCTTCCTTGATCCACCCAAGGAAACCGCTGGCCCGGCGATTGCCGCTCTGCAGGATATCGGGGTCGCGGTAAAAGTCCTGACGGGCGACAACGCCACAGTCACCGCCAAGGTCTGCCGCCAGGTCGGGCTGGACCCGGGCACGCCGTTGCTGGGGCCTGAAATTGAGGCTATGGACGACGCCGCCCTGCACCTGGAAGTTGAACAGCGCACGGTATTTGCCAAGCTCACCCCGCTGCAGAAATCCCGGGTGCTCAAGGCGCTGCAAGCCAATGGACACACTGTGGGCTTTCTCGGCGACGGAATTAACGATGCCCCGGCCCTGCGTGATGCGGACGTCGGTATCTCAGTGGACAGCGGTACCGATATCGCCAAAGAGTCGGCCGACATCATCCTCCTGGAAAAGAGCCTGATGGTGCTGGAAGAAGGTGTGCTCAAGGGCCGCGAAACCTTCGGCAATATCATGAAGTACCTGAACATGACCGCCAGCTCCAATTTCGGCAACGTGTTCTCGGTACTGGTGGCCAGTGCCTTCATCCCCTTCCTGCCGATGCTGTCGATCCACCTGTTGCTGCAAAACCTGATGTACGACATCTCCCAGCTGGCGTTGCCGTGGGACAAGATGGACAAGGAATACCTGCAAAAGCCGCGCAAGTGGGACGCCAAAAACATCGGCCGCTTCATGATCTGGATCGGGCCGACCTCGTCGATCTTTGACATCACCACCTTTGCCCTGATGTGGTACGTGTTCTCGGCCAACAGCGTAGAGATGCAGACCCTGTTCCAGTCCGGCTGGTTCATTGAGGGGCTGCTGTCGCAAACCCTGGTCGTACACATGTTGCGCACCCGTAAGATCCCGTTCATCCAGAGCACTGCCGCGTGGCCGGTGATCATGATGACCCTGATTGTCATTGTGCTGGGCATCTACGTGCCGTTCTCGCCGCTGGGCACGATGGTGGGCCTTGAGCCGCTGCCTCTGTCGTACTTCCCTTGGCTGGTGGCCACCCTGTTCAGCTACTGCTGCGTTGCGCAATTGATGAAGACGCTCTACATCCGCCGTTTCAAGCAGTGGTTCTGA
- a CDS encoding DUF2493 domain-containing protein — MRLLICAGRHYADTLMCERVLDAYRDIKCVQVLIHGASQFLGNVLEDWAREHEIDVVRYPPNWKKHGKQAERQRNQFMLKDSRPDVVIALPGGDDTRELILQARAAGIHVLTLDS; from the coding sequence ATGCGCCTCCTGATCTGCGCGGGGCGCCATTACGCCGACACCCTGATGTGTGAGCGAGTACTGGACGCGTACAGGGACATCAAGTGCGTGCAGGTGCTGATTCACGGCGCCAGCCAGTTTCTGGGCAACGTCCTCGAAGACTGGGCCCGGGAGCATGAAATTGATGTCGTGCGCTACCCGCCGAACTGGAAAAAACACGGTAAACAGGCCGAACGCCAGCGCAATCAATTCATGCTCAAGGACAGCCGCCCGGATGTGGTGATTGCACTGCCCGGTGGTGATGACACCCGGGAGTTGATACTCCAGGCCAGGGCGGCCGGCATTCATGTGCTGACGCTCGACAGCTAA
- a CDS encoding LysE family translocator, producing the protein MATQLTLASFLYFLLFCATMTFSPGPMTLLLMGFGMQEGLKRSMPVQLGASAAYLVSILVFAVGFAELVKGNPLLSRGIQFIGVAYLLYLAYRQWNSRALLLDRPGTALDSSFRGRFGKGLLTGFSNPKTIVMFSAVFPQFAGQGSETRAMDLAVLGLAFLLLQFTSGCLYCYFGQRVRRLLQSPSRQVLLQRATALMLLAVAMLLARGF; encoded by the coding sequence ATGGCCACACAACTGACGCTCGCTTCCTTCCTCTACTTTCTGCTGTTCTGCGCCACCATGACCTTTAGCCCCGGCCCCATGACGTTACTGTTGATGGGGTTCGGCATGCAGGAGGGCCTTAAGCGTTCAATGCCGGTGCAGCTCGGCGCCAGCGCCGCATACCTGGTGTCGATTCTGGTCTTTGCCGTCGGGTTTGCCGAGCTGGTCAAGGGCAATCCGCTGCTCAGTCGCGGGATTCAATTTATCGGCGTGGCTTATTTGCTGTATCTGGCGTATCGGCAATGGAACAGCCGCGCACTGCTGCTGGATCGTCCGGGCACTGCCCTGGACAGCAGCTTCAGGGGGCGGTTCGGCAAGGGGCTGCTTACCGGGTTTTCCAACCCAAAAACCATTGTCATGTTCAGTGCGGTGTTTCCGCAGTTTGCCGGGCAGGGCAGTGAAACCCGGGCTATGGATCTGGCCGTGCTGGGGCTGGCGTTTCTGCTGTTGCAGTTCACCAGCGGCTGTCTGTATTGCTACTTCGGCCAGCGTGTTCGGCGGTTGCTGCAAAGCCCGTCGCGACAGGTGCTGTTGCAACGGGCGACAGCCCTCATGTTGTTGGCCGTGGCAATGCTGCTGGCGCGAGGGTTTTAG
- a CDS encoding PLP-dependent aminotransferase family protein, producing the protein MPIPTIEFQTGTSKVQQIVEALNQAIDQGRLSPGAKLPSAREMTEAWGVSKFTLIEALDRLRGQDRITSSQGLGYFVATRGPVAQRAVALDLLPQDLTSVLRRSLTGASGAMRPGSGHLPESWLEPSAMRNHLRQLSRSPDLRLTGYGDPAGYLPLRLALQQKLLGQGQDVAVEQIITTANTVQALDMLLRLRVRPGDTVLLDMPCYFNFHANLALHGARIMTLERTPQGLDLSALQELFEQHRPSLYLTTGLLHNPTGHSYSAAQAYGLLELAKRHDCHIIEDDLYGDWHPDPPPRLAALAGVEQVTYLSGFSKTLSANLRVSYVVTSPQVAANLTHLKLMCGGITSEMFEQILCSMLNDGTYHKHRKRVTQGLLASGARVARWLQTLGFTLCAPYTGGLYIWATLPAPRDAETLARQGLAQDLVLAPGILFGFDPVLRHCMRFNVAHTDNPKVMAAVEVLLD; encoded by the coding sequence ATGCCCATCCCCACGATTGAGTTCCAGACTGGCACGTCCAAGGTCCAGCAGATTGTCGAAGCCCTTAACCAGGCCATTGATCAAGGCCGGTTAAGCCCGGGGGCCAAGCTGCCCTCAGCCAGGGAAATGACCGAGGCATGGGGCGTGAGCAAGTTCACCCTGATTGAGGCCCTTGATCGCTTGCGCGGACAAGACCGGATCACGTCCAGCCAGGGCCTTGGCTACTTTGTCGCTACCAGAGGGCCCGTTGCGCAGCGAGCAGTCGCGCTTGATCTGTTGCCGCAAGATCTGACCAGCGTCTTGCGCCGTTCATTGACCGGTGCCAGTGGTGCCATGCGTCCGGGCAGCGGCCATTTGCCTGAAAGCTGGCTGGAGCCCAGCGCCATGCGCAATCACTTGCGCCAGCTCAGCCGTTCGCCAGACCTGCGCCTTACCGGGTATGGCGATCCGGCGGGCTATTTACCCCTGCGCCTGGCATTACAGCAAAAGCTGCTGGGGCAAGGCCAGGACGTCGCCGTCGAGCAGATCATCACCACCGCCAATACCGTCCAGGCGCTGGACATGCTGCTGCGCTTGCGAGTGCGTCCCGGCGATACAGTGCTGCTGGATATGCCCTGTTACTTCAATTTCCACGCCAATCTGGCCTTGCACGGGGCGAGGATCATGACCCTTGAGCGCACTCCCCAGGGGCTTGACCTCAGCGCCCTGCAAGAATTGTTTGAGCAGCACCGGCCGAGCCTGTATCTGACCACCGGCCTGCTGCACAACCCTACCGGCCATTCCTATTCTGCGGCCCAGGCCTATGGTTTGCTGGAGCTGGCCAAGCGTCATGACTGCCACATCATCGAAGACGACCTTTACGGCGACTGGCACCCCGACCCGCCCCCACGGCTCGCAGCTTTGGCCGGCGTCGAACAGGTGACCTACCTCAGCGGCTTTTCCAAAACCCTGAGTGCCAATCTGCGGGTGAGCTATGTGGTGACTTCGCCGCAAGTGGCTGCCAACCTGACCCATTTGAAACTGATGTGTGGCGGTATTACCTCGGAAATGTTCGAACAGATCCTCTGTTCAATGCTCAATGACGGCACCTACCACAAACACCGCAAACGCGTGACCCAAGGCCTGCTGGCCAGTGGCGCGCGAGTGGCCCGCTGGCTGCAGACCCTTGGGTTTACCTTGTGTGCGCCCTACACCGGGGGCCTGTATATCTGGGCCACCCTGCCGGCCCCACGGGACGCCGAAACCCTGGCCCGGCAAGGCCTGGCACAAGACCTGGTGCTTGCGCCGGGCATCCTGTTCGGTTTCGACCCCGTACTGCGCCACTGCATGCGCTTTAACGTAGCCCACACCGACAACCCCAAAGTGATGGCCGCCGTTGAAGTGCTGCTTGATTAG
- a CDS encoding acyl-CoA synthetase, with the protein MSIFEQGLEPRAVNHIALSPLSFIERTASVYPDYPAVIHGSIRRTWLQTYQRCRRLASALAGRGIGTGDTVAVMLPNIPAMLEVHFAVPMIGAVLNALNVRLDAEAIAFMLAHGEAKVLIADREFHDVIHAAIAMLDHPPLIIDLDDPEYGAGQPVSALDYEALLAEGDPEYDWQWPADEWQAIALNYTSGTTGNPKGVVYHHRGAYLNSLGNQMVWAIGNHPVYLWTLPMFHCNGWCYPWIITALAGVHVFLRRVDPQTILSLINEHQVTHMCSAPIVLNALVNLPQSTRTAIDHPVNAMVAGAAPPARVIGAVEEMGIKVTHVYGLTEVYGPVTICAWHDKWDAQPLAERAQIKSRQGVRYPTLEGVMVADPKTLVPTPRDGETMGEIFMRGNTVMKGYLKNPSATAEAFEGGWFHTGDLAVCHPDGYVEIRDRLKDIIISGGENISTIEVEGVLYRHPGVMEAAVVARPDEKWGETPCAFITLKADHQQVLEVEIIAFCREHLAGFKVPRTVVFTLLPKTSTGKVQKYLLRDMAKAL; encoded by the coding sequence ATGTCGATTTTTGAGCAGGGCCTTGAGCCCCGTGCTGTCAATCATATAGCCCTGTCGCCGCTGAGCTTCATCGAACGCACCGCCAGTGTCTATCCCGACTACCCCGCTGTGATCCACGGTTCGATCCGGCGCACCTGGCTGCAGACTTACCAGCGCTGCAGACGTCTGGCGAGTGCCCTGGCAGGACGCGGGATTGGAACAGGCGATACCGTAGCGGTCATGCTGCCCAATATCCCGGCCATGCTTGAAGTCCATTTTGCGGTACCCATGATCGGCGCCGTGCTCAATGCCCTGAATGTACGCCTCGACGCCGAAGCCATTGCCTTCATGCTGGCCCACGGCGAGGCGAAGGTATTGATTGCCGACCGTGAATTCCATGACGTGATTCACGCAGCCATTGCCATGCTTGACCACCCGCCGCTGATTATCGACCTCGATGATCCCGAATACGGCGCAGGCCAGCCTGTCAGTGCACTGGATTACGAAGCACTACTGGCCGAGGGCGACCCCGAGTACGACTGGCAATGGCCGGCAGATGAATGGCAGGCGATTGCCCTCAACTACACCTCCGGTACCACGGGCAACCCCAAAGGCGTGGTCTATCACCACCGCGGCGCGTATCTCAACTCACTGGGCAATCAGATGGTGTGGGCCATCGGCAATCACCCGGTGTACCTGTGGACGCTGCCGATGTTCCACTGCAACGGCTGGTGCTACCCGTGGATCATCACGGCCCTGGCCGGGGTGCATGTGTTCCTGCGCCGGGTTGACCCGCAGACAATCCTGAGCCTGATCAATGAGCATCAGGTCACGCATATGTGCAGCGCGCCCATTGTGCTCAATGCGCTGGTCAACCTGCCGCAATCGACCAGGACTGCTATCGACCACCCGGTCAATGCGATGGTGGCGGGCGCGGCGCCACCGGCCAGAGTGATTGGTGCGGTGGAAGAAATGGGCATCAAGGTCACCCACGTCTATGGCCTGACCGAAGTCTATGGCCCGGTGACCATTTGCGCCTGGCACGACAAGTGGGATGCGCAGCCGCTGGCCGAGCGTGCGCAAATAAAATCCCGTCAGGGCGTTCGTTATCCGACCCTGGAAGGGGTAATGGTCGCCGACCCGAAAACCCTGGTGCCGACCCCGCGTGACGGCGAGACCATGGGTGAGATATTCATGCGTGGCAACACGGTGATGAAGGGTTACCTGAAGAACCCGAGCGCCACTGCCGAGGCCTTTGAGGGTGGCTGGTTCCATACCGGTGATTTGGCCGTTTGCCACCCGGATGGCTACGTGGAGATTCGTGACCGGCTCAAAGACATCATCATCTCGGGTGGCGAGAACATCTCGACCATTGAGGTTGAAGGCGTGCTCTATAGACACCCGGGGGTGATGGAAGCGGCAGTGGTCGCCCGCCCGGATGAAAAGTGGGGCGAAACGCCCTGTGCCTTTATCACCCTGAAGGCGGACCACCAACAGGTGCTCGAGGTTGAAATCATAGCCTTCTGCCGCGAGCACCTGGCCGGATTCAAGGTGCCGCGCACCGTAGTGTTTACCCTGCTGCCCAAGACCTCGACCGGTAAAGTCCAAAAGTACCTGCTGCGAGACATGGCCAAGGCCTTATAG
- a CDS encoding putative quinol monooxygenase, with protein sequence MSKIIKIVATLRAKPGHGSTVEQALSACVAGSRAEAGCLFYDLHVDRSNPECFVFIEGWKDMAAIEHHKTTPHYLAMGKAVADLIEHREVLLLDELSI encoded by the coding sequence ATGTCCAAAATTATCAAAATTGTTGCCACCCTTCGTGCCAAGCCAGGTCATGGCTCAACGGTTGAGCAGGCGCTGAGTGCATGTGTGGCCGGATCACGGGCTGAAGCCGGTTGCCTTTTCTATGACCTGCATGTGGATCGCTCCAACCCTGAGTGCTTTGTATTCATCGAAGGCTGGAAGGACATGGCAGCCATTGAGCACCACAAAACCACGCCGCATTACCTGGCGATGGGCAAGGCGGTTGCTGATCTGATCGAGCATCGTGAAGTATTACTGCTCGACGAGCTGAGTATCTGA
- a CDS encoding YdcH family protein, whose product MPVKHDLLQDLGLTKEAVSKCRSENAHLNQLFIQYNEKDAEVVEAEAQEAIGVSDEVLKKLKEQRLLIKDKIAKLLNV is encoded by the coding sequence ATGCCAGTCAAACACGATTTGTTGCAAGACTTGGGGCTCACTAAAGAGGCTGTCAGCAAGTGCCGTAGCGAAAACGCTCATCTCAACCAGTTGTTTATCCAATACAACGAGAAGGATGCCGAGGTCGTTGAAGCCGAGGCCCAGGAGGCCATTGGCGTATCGGATGAAGTTTTGAAGAAACTCAAGGAGCAAAGGCTCCTGATCAAAGATAAAATCGCGAAGCTACTGAACGTTTAA